CTCGACGAGGTCGACGATGCGCTCGCCGGAGGCGCGGGCGTTCTCGTAGGAGTTGACGATGCGCCCCGCCCCGGAGAGCGGTTCGACGAACCGCTGGGTCATGAACAGGAAGGTGACGAACTCGCCGACGAGCAGTTCGCCCGAGAACCCCGGCGGCGGGCCGACGACCAGCCAGTACCCGCCGAGGGCGAACGTCGCGGCGAACGAGAGACCGGCCAGGAGGTCCATCGACGGCTGGTAGAGGTACTCGAGCTTGGCGACCGACCAGGTCGTCAGGTAGTTCTCCCAGGAGGCGTCGCCCACGCGCTCGTTCTCGTAGCGCTCCGTGTTCGAGGTCTTGATCACCTCCATCCCGCTGAGGTTGTTCTCGATGCGCGTGTTGAGGTCGCCGATGCTCGCCCGGAGCGCGCGGTAGCGCGGTCGGATGGTGCGCATGAACCAGACCGTGAAGACCGCGAGGACGGGAACGCCGAGGAGCGTGACGGCGGCGAGCTGCGCGTTCAGGTAGAACAGCAGCGCGGCGATGCCGAGAACGGTCGCGAGCAACTGGAGCGCGCCGCTCACGGTCGAACCGAGGAACATCCGCAGGTTGCGCACGTCGTCGTTGAGGATCGCCATCACCTGCCCGGTCTGCTTGTCGTCGAAGAAGGCCATATCGAGTTCCTGCATCGCGCGGTAGGCGTCCACGCGGACGGCGTGCTGGATGCGGTTCGAGAACAGCGAGAGGCTCACCCCCTGCGTCCAGGTGAGCGCCCCGCCGACGACGAGCGACCCGAGGATGAGCGCGACCGAGAGCCACAGCTGCGTTCGCGGGTCGCCGGGGATCCACGCGGCCGGGACCAGCGGGAGGCGGTAGGGGACGTCCCTCGACGGGGTGAACAGCGCGTCGATGGCGACGCCGAGCACCAGCGGCGGGACGAGGCTCACGGCCCGGCCGACGATGCTCGTGACCACGCCGAGGACGAACAGCGGGAGTTCGGGGAGCGCGTAGCGGGCGAACAGGTCGCGCACGGGCGCGGCCAGCGGCGAGAAGTCGTCCCCGCTCACGGCGCGCGATCGCGGTCCCGACGCGACCCGGCGGTAGCGAATCCGTACGATGACATTAACGTCAGGTAAGCGCCGAGCGGATATGAGGGTCGCGGCGGGCGGAGCGGGCCGCCCCACGACGAACACCTAAGACCCTCGCGCGACCCGCGTGAGGCATGCGGTACCACGAATCGAGGGGCGATCCCGATGAGTGAATCGACGGACGACGCGACGGACGCGCCCCCCTCCCGCCTCGCGCGACTGCTGTTCGGCGGCGTCCTCGCGTTCATGGCGCTCGACAACTTCCGGAACCTGGAGGGGATGATCGGGTACGCGGAGGGGAACGGCGTGCCGAAGGCCGATCTCGCCGTTCCGTTCGCGAGCGGCGCGCTGCTGTCCGGGGGTGTCGGGATCGCGCTCTGGCGGCTACCGCGGCTGGCGGCGGGCGCGGTCGCGACGTTCTTCCTCGGCGTCACGCCGCTGATGCACGACTTCTGGAACCGCGAGGGCGAGGAGAAGCAGGCCCAGCAGATCCACTTCCTCAAGAACCTCGCGCCCCTCGGGGCGGCGATCGCCTTCCTCGTCCGCGGAGGGCGACGCTGTCGGACGTGACGAGTCCGGAGTCACGAAGCGGCGTTTCGAAGGCCCTAAGTACGCCATCGGAGTAGTCACGCCAACTCGCTGGCCGGACGGGCCCCAGCGGGCACCTGCGACCGCATCGGCGCAGGCCGGAATGTGGCGCGCGCGGTTCGTCGAACCGCCCTCGCGCTGAACCACCCGACGCCCGTCGGAGCACACTATGGCACGAAGCTTCTACTCCCACATCCGAGAGGCGTGGCAGAACCCGAAGGAAGGTAAGCTGGCCGAACTCCAGTGGCAGCGCCAGCAGGATTGGCGCGAGCAGGGCGCGATCGAGCGCGTCGAGCGCCCCACCCGGCTGGACAAGGCCCGCTCGCTCGGCTACAAGGCCAAGCAGGGCGTCGTCGTCGCGCGCGTCAGCGTCCGCAAGGGCGGCGCGCGCAAGCAGCGCTTCACGGCCGGCCGCCGCTCGAAGCGCCAGGGCGTCCGCAAGATCACCCGCAAGAAGAACCTCCAGCGCATCGCGGAGGAGCGCGCCTCGCGCAAGTTCCGCAACCTGCGCGTACTCAACTCCTACTGGGTGGGCGAGGACGGCTCCCAGAAGTGGTTCGAGGTGATCCTCCTCGACCCCGAGCACGGCGCGATCAGGAACGACGACGACCTCAACTGGATCTGTGACGACTCCCAGCGCGGTCGCGCCTTCCGCGGCAAGACCGGGGCGGGCCGCCGCGGCCGCGGGCTGAACAACCGCGGCACCGGCGCGGAGAAGTCCCGCCCCAGCGTTCGCGCGAACGACGGGCGCGGAAAGTAGGCACCGCCGCCGTCGTCCGTTCTCGGCGTTCTTCAGCCGCTCGCCAGCGGCGGCCGCGACCGCGCGCCTCGCGCACGACCGGCGTAGCAGTGATACTCCACCGCGCACGAGGGGCACGCATGAACCTCACCGAGGCGCTCGTTCCCGAGACGGACGGCGGCGCGCCGCTCGTCCCCGTCGTCGGCGCGGGCGGGAAGAAGACGGCGCTCTACGCCCTCGCGAACCTGCTCGACCGCGCGGTGGTGACCGCGACCGTCAGGATCCCGATCTTCGACGAACACGTCGCGCGCGTCGTCGTCACCGACGACCCGGCGGCGGCGGTCGAGTCGGCGGGACCGGAGGACTGGCCGCTCGGCGTCGTCCCCGAGCGGGAGGGCGACCGCTACCGCGGCTACGAGCCCGACGCCGTGAACGCGCTGGCCGAGCGTGATCTCGACGCCGTGCTCGTGAAGGCCGACGGCGCGCGCATGCGCGAGTTCAAGGCCCCCGGCGAGGACGAACCGCGGCTGCCCGACGGCGCGGACGCGGTCCTCGCCATCGCCAGCGTGCAGGTCGTCGGCCACCCGCTGACGGCGGAGTACGTCCACCGACCCGAGCGGGTCGCGGCGCTCACCGATCGCGACGTCGGCGACACCGTCCGTGCGGAGGACGTGGCGGCCGTGCTCGCGGACCCCGCGGGCGGGCGCAAGAACGTCCCCGACGACGCGACCGTGATCCCCGTGCTCAACAAGGTGGACGACGACGACTGGGAGCGGACCGCACGGACCGTCGCCCGGGGGGTCCACGAGCGGGCGGACGTGCCCTACGTGGCGCTCACGCGGTTGAACCGCGGCGAACTGGTCGCGACCGTCTAGGCGAGGCGCTCCGCGGCCGCCGCGAACTCCTCGCGGGTGTTCACGTTCTCGAACGTGTCGAGCGAGCCGCGCGCCCGGATCGCCGGTTCGTCGACGACGACGTAGTCCAGTTCGAACAGCGGGGCGACGATCCTGCGCTCGCCGCGTTCGAGGGCGGCGTCGCAGGCGTCCGCCATCGCCGCCGCCCGGTAGACGGCGTGGGTCGTCTGGAACCACTCGTCGTCCAGGCGGGGAACGGCGGCGTCGTACGGCCGCGTCCGCGCCTCGCCGTCCGCGCCCGC
The Halomarina pelagica DNA segment above includes these coding regions:
- the yqeC gene encoding selenium cofactor biosynthesis protein YqeC yields the protein MNLTEALVPETDGGAPLVPVVGAGGKKTALYALANLLDRAVVTATVRIPIFDEHVARVVVTDDPAAAVESAGPEDWPLGVVPEREGDRYRGYEPDAVNALAERDLDAVLVKADGARMREFKAPGEDEPRLPDGADAVLAIASVQVVGHPLTAEYVHRPERVAALTDRDVGDTVRAEDVAAVLADPAGGRKNVPDDATVIPVLNKVDDDDWERTARTVARGVHERADVPYVALTRLNRGELVATV
- a CDS encoding DoxX family protein, with the protein product MSESTDDATDAPPSRLARLLFGGVLAFMALDNFRNLEGMIGYAEGNGVPKADLAVPFASGALLSGGVGIALWRLPRLAAGAVATFFLGVTPLMHDFWNREGEEKQAQQIHFLKNLAPLGAAIAFLVRGGRRCRT
- a CDS encoding 50S ribosomal protein L15e gives rise to the protein MARSFYSHIREAWQNPKEGKLAELQWQRQQDWREQGAIERVERPTRLDKARSLGYKAKQGVVVARVSVRKGGARKQRFTAGRRSKRQGVRKITRKKNLQRIAEERASRKFRNLRVLNSYWVGEDGSQKWFEVILLDPEHGAIRNDDDLNWICDDSQRGRAFRGKTGAGRRGRGLNNRGTGAEKSRPSVRANDGRGK
- a CDS encoding ABC transporter ATP-binding protein; translated protein: MSGDDFSPLAAPVRDLFARYALPELPLFVLGVVTSIVGRAVSLVPPLVLGVAIDALFTPSRDVPYRLPLVPAAWIPGDPRTQLWLSVALILGSLVVGGALTWTQGVSLSLFSNRIQHAVRVDAYRAMQELDMAFFDDKQTGQVMAILNDDVRNLRMFLGSTVSGALQLLATVLGIAALLFYLNAQLAAVTLLGVPVLAVFTVWFMRTIRPRYRALRASIGDLNTRIENNLSGMEVIKTSNTERYENERVGDASWENYLTTWSVAKLEYLYQPSMDLLAGLSFAATFALGGYWLVVGPPPGFSGELLVGEFVTFLFMTQRFVEPLSGAGRIVNSYENARASGERIVDLVERPVTVHDRPDAVRPERVEGRVEYDRVGFAYLPGRSVVEDLSFAVEPGETVAFVGPTGAGKSTAAKLLLRLYDVDEGAIRVDGIDVRDLALDALRSNVGYVSQDVFLFDGTVRENIAYGAFDADDEAVVAAAKAAEAHEFVQNLPDGYDTRVGERGVKLSGGQRQRISIARAVLQNPPILVLDEATSAVDTETEVLIQRALDRLTEDRTTLVIAHRLSTIRDAEGIVVLEEGRVVERGTHEDLLAAGGLYATLWSVQAGERASDAVLDRLVRADGSEE